In Oharaeibacter diazotrophicus, the genomic window CCGACGGCGGCGACGTCGAGCAGCACCTCGCCGGGCTGGCCTTCCCTGAGGTTGAACGGCGCGACGCGGGCGTCGTAGGCGCCGTGGAGGTAGAGGGCTCGGCTCATCGAGGCTTCGGCTTCTTTCCGGTTGACCTGACGAGCGAGACCATACAGGTGTAATATCGCTTGATCAATAGTTGGATCGAACGCCGTGACCGCTCCGCCCGACGCCCTCCTCGACCGCCTCGCCACCGTCGTCGGCGCCCGCAACCTCCTGACCGCAGCCGACGACGTCGCGCCCTATCTGGTGGAATGGCGCGGCCTCTACCGCGGCGCCGCGCGCGCCGTCGTGCGCCCCGGCTCGACCGCCGAGGTCGCGGCCGTGGTGGCGCTCGCCCGCGAGGCCGGCGTCGCGCTGGTGCCCCAGGGCGGCAACACCGGCCTCGTCGGCGGCCAGATCCCGTTCGAGCACGGCCGCGAGATCGTGCTGTCGCTGAAGCGGCTCGACCGCATCCGCGAGGTCGACCCGGCGAGCGACCTGATCGTCGCCGAGGCCGGCGTCACCCTCGCCGCGGTGCAGGCGGCGGCCGAGGCGGCCGACCGGCTGTTCCCGCTCTCGCTCGCCGCCGAGGGCAGCGCCACCATCGGCGGCAACCTCGCCTCCAACGCCGGCGGCACCGCGGTGCTCGCCTACGGCAACGCCCGCGACCTCTGCCTCGGCCTCGAGGTCGTGCTCGCCGACGGCCGGGTCTGGAACGGCCTCGGGCGGCTGCGCAAGGACAACACCGGCTTCGACCTCAAGAACCTGTTCGTCGGCTCGGAGGGCACGCTCGGCGTCATCACCGCGGCGGTGCTGAAGCTGTTTCCGCGGCCGCGCTCGCGCGAGACCGCCTTCGTCGCCGTGCCCTCGCCGGCCGCCGCCCTCGAACTCCTGGCGCTCGCCCGCGCCCACGCCGGTGGCGCCGTCACCACGGTGGAGCTGATGGCGCGCACCGCGCTCGACTTCGTGCTCCGCCACGCCCCCGGCGCCCGCGACCCGCTCGCCGAACCGAGCCCGTGGTACGTGCTCCTGGAACTCTCCAGCCCGCTCGACGGCCAGCTCGCTGCTACCATGGAGGGCCTGCTCGGCGCCGCCTTCGAGGCCGGCGTCGTCACCGACGGCGCCATCGCCGCCACCGGCGCCCAGCGCGCCGACTTCTGGCGCCTGCGCGAGGCGATGTCGGAGGTCCAGGGCCACGAGGGCGGCTCGATCAAGCACGACGTCGCCGTGCCGCTGAAGGCGTTGCCGGCCTTCGTCGAGGAGGCGACCGCCGCCGTGCTCGCCCTCGTGCCCGGCTGCCGCCCGGCCGTGTTCGGCCACGTCGGCGACGGCAACCTGCACTTCAACGTGTCGCAGCCGGTCGGCGCCGACAAGGCGGCCTATCTCGCCGGCTGGGAGGCGATGAATGCGGCCGTCCACGCCATCGTCGCCGCGCACGGCGGCTCCATATCCGCCGAGCACGGCATCGGCCGCCTGAAGCGCGACCTGCTGCCGGCCGTCAAGGACCCGGTCGCCATGGCACTGATGGCCGATCTCAAGACGCTCCTCGACCCGACCGGGATCCTCAATCCCGGCAAGGTTCTCGCCGCTCCCGCCGAAGGAACCCGCCGATGAACGCCCCCGCCAGCGACGCCGTCGTCGCCCGCTCCGAGGCCGCCCGCCGCATCGCCGTGGAGGCCGGCCGGCGCGCCCTCGCCTTCTTCGAGAGCCGCGGCGAGCTGGTCGTCGAATCGAAGGGCACGCTGCAGGACTGGGTCAGCCGCGCCGACCGCGACGTCGAGACCTGGATCCGCGCCGCCGTTCTCGACGCCTTCCCCGGCGACGGCCTCGTCGGCGAGGAGCACGGCGTCGCCGCGGGCACCAGCGGCTGGACCTGGGTGATCGACCCGATCGACGGCACCCTGCCCTTCCTGACCGACCAGCCGAACTGGTGCGTCTCGATCGCCGTCGTCGACGCCGAGGGCATCGCGGTCGGCGTGATCCACGCCCCGGTGCTGCGCGAGACCTACTCGGCCGTGCGCGGCGGCGGCGCCCGGCTCGGCGAGCGCCGGCTCGCCATGGATCCGACGCTGGACGTCACCGCCGGCAACGTCGCCATCGGCGCCACCCAGACCTTCGACGCCGACGCCACCGGCCGCTTCGTCGCCGGCCTCTACCGCGCCGGCGGGGTGATGTTCCGCATCGGCTCGGGCGCCCTGATGCTCGGCTACCTCGCCGCCGGCCGTCTCGCCGGCTACTACGACCCGCGCATCAACGCCTGGGACTGCTACGCCGGCCTGCTGATCGTGCGCGAGGCCGGCGGCACCGCCAGCTTCGACGGCGACATCGGCCGCCCCGGCGTGCTCTTCGCCGGCAGCGCCGGCGTCGTCGCCACCCTCGCCGACCTCCACGCCCGGGCGATCGCGCCCGTCTGATCCCCCTCCCGCCGCCGCCCTGCCGCCGCCCGATCCGGGGCCGGCGCGCCCCGCCCACCACGATCCCGAGGACGACTCCGATGAAGGCACTGGTTCTGGAAGAGAAGGGCCGCCTGTCGCTGCGCGACTTCCCCCTGGAGGAGACGGTCGGCCCGCGCGACGTCCGCGTCGCGATCAAAGTGGTCGGCGTCTGCGGCAGCGACGTCCACTACTACACCCACGGCGCCATCGGCCCCTTCGTGGTGCGCGCGCCGATGATCCTCGGCCACGAGGCCGCTGGCGTCGTCACCGAGGTCGGCGCCGCGGTGACCGAGCTGAAGGTCGGCGACCGCGTCTGCATGGAGCCGGGCATCCCCGACCCGACCTCGCGGGCGAGCCGGCTCGGCCTTTACAACCTCGACCCCGCCGTGCGCTTCTGGGCGACGCCGCCGGTCCACGGCGTGCTGCGCCCCTCGGTCGTCCACCCCGCCGACTGGTGCTTCAAGCTGCCGGACCAGGTCTCCTTCGCCGCCGGCGCCATGGTCGAGCCGCTCGCCGTCGGCGTCCACGCCGCCGGCAAGGCGCGCGTCAAGCCGGGCGACGTCGCGGTGGTGATCGGCGCCGGCCCGATCGGCCTCCTGACCCTCCTCGCCGCCCGCGCCGCCGGCTGCGCCCGCGTGATCGTCTCAGACGTCGACGACGACAAGCTCGCCCTCGCCGCCCGCCTCGGCGCCGCCCGCACCGTCGACGTCCGCCGCGAGCCGCTCGCCGCCGCCGTCGCCGCCGAGACCGACGGCTGGGGCGCCGACGTGGTGTTCGAGTGCTCCGGCGCCGAGCGCGCCGCCGCCGGCGTGTTCGACCCGCTGGCGCCCGGCGGCTGCGTCGTCTTCGTCGGCATGCCGCTCGCCCCGGTGCCCTACGAGGTGGCGCGCGCCCAGGTCAAGGAGGCCCGCGTCGAGCACGTCTTCCGCTACGCCCACGTCTTCCGCCGCTGCGTCGAGATGCTCGCCTCCGGCGCCATCGACGTCGCCCCCCTGATCACCCGCACCTTCCCCTTCTCCGAAGCCGTCGCCGCCTTCGACTACGCCGCGGCGGCCCCGAAGGGCGAGGTGAAGATCCAGATCGAGATGGAGGGGTAACGGGGGCGGGGGCGGGGGGCTTTCCCACAACGAATGCCGAAGCTCCGTACCCGCCTCCTGCGAGGCCTATAAGGCTGAAAACCGGCATTTGCGGTGGACAAGGGGGAATCCCATCGCCCCGCGCAGCCGCGAGTGAATCAGAGGCTTCTAACAGGTTGTCCTTTATCAATGCAATGACCTCTGGTAAATTTTCAATTGGAGATTTGGCCTAACCTGGAAAGATATCGGATGTCGGAAACTGAAGCTCCGGCTGGCGCCGAGTCTGAAACTGGCTCGGGTTCCTCGGCTCGGCGAAAGATACCGGGAAACCTACCGTACACTAGCTCACCGGGCGTCCTCAGGCGCGTACTGGAGAAAATTCCAATCTCTGAGAAGCCCGCCGTGTTCAATAATGACTTCCTGACGACAGTGCTTGG contains:
- a CDS encoding NAD(P)-dependent alcohol dehydrogenase, which encodes MKALVLEEKGRLSLRDFPLEETVGPRDVRVAIKVVGVCGSDVHYYTHGAIGPFVVRAPMILGHEAAGVVTEVGAAVTELKVGDRVCMEPGIPDPTSRASRLGLYNLDPAVRFWATPPVHGVLRPSVVHPADWCFKLPDQVSFAAGAMVEPLAVGVHAAGKARVKPGDVAVVIGAGPIGLLTLLAARAAGCARVIVSDVDDDKLALAARLGAARTVDVRREPLAAAVAAETDGWGADVVFECSGAERAAAGVFDPLAPGGCVVFVGMPLAPVPYEVARAQVKEARVEHVFRYAHVFRRCVEMLASGAIDVAPLITRTFPFSEAVAAFDYAAAAPKGEVKIQIEMEG
- a CDS encoding inositol monophosphatase family protein gives rise to the protein MNAPASDAVVARSEAARRIAVEAGRRALAFFESRGELVVESKGTLQDWVSRADRDVETWIRAAVLDAFPGDGLVGEEHGVAAGTSGWTWVIDPIDGTLPFLTDQPNWCVSIAVVDAEGIAVGVIHAPVLRETYSAVRGGGARLGERRLAMDPTLDVTAGNVAIGATQTFDADATGRFVAGLYRAGGVMFRIGSGALMLGYLAAGRLAGYYDPRINAWDCYAGLLIVREAGGTASFDGDIGRPGVLFAGSAGVVATLADLHARAIAPV
- a CDS encoding FAD-binding oxidoreductase, translated to MTAPPDALLDRLATVVGARNLLTAADDVAPYLVEWRGLYRGAARAVVRPGSTAEVAAVVALAREAGVALVPQGGNTGLVGGQIPFEHGREIVLSLKRLDRIREVDPASDLIVAEAGVTLAAVQAAAEAADRLFPLSLAAEGSATIGGNLASNAGGTAVLAYGNARDLCLGLEVVLADGRVWNGLGRLRKDNTGFDLKNLFVGSEGTLGVITAAVLKLFPRPRSRETAFVAVPSPAAALELLALARAHAGGAVTTVELMARTALDFVLRHAPGARDPLAEPSPWYVLLELSSPLDGQLAATMEGLLGAAFEAGVVTDGAIAATGAQRADFWRLREAMSEVQGHEGGSIKHDVAVPLKALPAFVEEATAAVLALVPGCRPAVFGHVGDGNLHFNVSQPVGADKAAYLAGWEAMNAAVHAIVAAHGGSISAEHGIGRLKRDLLPAVKDPVAMALMADLKTLLDPTGILNPGKVLAAPAEGTRR